A genomic segment from Garra rufa chromosome 5, GarRuf1.0, whole genome shotgun sequence encodes:
- the LOC141334465 gene encoding colorectal mutant cancer protein-like has protein sequence MLELESVHIDPLSYDVKPRGDSQRLDLENAVLMQELMAMKEEMAELKAQLYLLEKEKKALELKLSTREAQEQAYLVHIEHLKSEVEEHQEQRRRSLNSTGSSAGAKDKSGKESGDSPAISLSDLRSLNDSDLAVELTGALRREKKLKGRVQELVAALERLTKSSEVRHQQSAEFVNDLKRANSNLVAAYEKAKKKHQNKLKKLESQMMAMVERHETQVRMLKQRIALLEEETSRPHTNETSL, from the exons ATGCTGGAGCTGGAGAGCGTTCACATCGACCCGCTCAGTTACGACGTTAAACCACGCGGCGACTCGCAGAGACTCGACCTGGAGAACGCCGTCCTCATGCAGGAGCTCATGGCCATGAAG GAGGAGATGGCGGAGCTGAAGGCTCAGCTGTATCTGTTAGAGAAGGAGAAGAAAGCTCTGGAGCTGAAGCTGAGCACGCGGGAGGCTCAGGAACAGGCCTATCTGGTTCACATCGAGCATCTCAAGTCTGAGGTGGAGgaacatcaggaacagagacgcAGATCACTCAACTCCACCGGCAGCAGCGCTGGAGCCAAAGACAAGAGCGGCAAG GAGTCTGGAGATTCTCCAGCGATCAGTCTGTCTGATCTGAGGAGTCTGAACGACAGCGACCTCGCGGTGGAGCTCACCGGTGCCCTCAGGAG agAGAAGAAGCTGAAGGGTCGTGTTCAGGAGTTGGTGGCGGCGTTAGAAAGACTCACTAAGAGCAGTGAAGTCAGACATCAGCAGTCGGCGGAGTTCGTTAACGACCTTAAACGAGCAAACAG TAATCTGGTGGCGGCGTATGAGAAAGCCAAGAAGAAGCACCAGAACAAGCTGAAGAAGCTGGAGTCTCAGATGATGGCGATGGTGGAGCGACACGAGACGCAGGTGCGGATGCTCAAACAGCGCATCGCTCTTCTAGAAGAAGAGACGTCCCGACCGCACACCAACGAGACCTCGCTCTGA